The Halorussus salinus genome contains a region encoding:
- a CDS encoding ABC transporter substrate-binding protein, translated as MPQDANQGGGQEEAMWSLDEATRRKFLASTALAGGMGLAGCASGNPAQDSTTTTTTTTESSSTDNTDETSETTEKPDSISLWNTYGKSDRASSKWIAATADAYTSKTDVDIQIQGHPERLTEKVLAAYKTGNAPDLVYDHKFDKYVTPGKVDESPLLEINEYTEQLQKETYDIVWPKVTFDGDVFGVPQTVNARNWFYNKSLVKQAGYDPETFEPQTLSDLEQAIKDITNNTDAKGWIWPGGATAYNWYFPAHFMRSWFGVEMTEPVVKLGDGTKGAYSELRGNHSETKIHAGEVVDVKVRVTSDEMKATVGWMKRMADQGYVPDNVLTADNGACMTKIFPSSKVGLYFSGPWAYSLLNKHVKDFEWAAFGPVTEAKLDGLSGSGYFTASAGKPLMIIDKSNSPDYAGQFIQEWFSTDRQKKFVQEVGSLSIRPELNTQENFEIPQLASLAEIVKDATYYSPPQVPADVDLWNTVGSVVQQIVSGSKELDPALKNLQSVLEDRYAEGLK; from the coding sequence ATGCCACAGGATGCCAACCAAGGTGGCGGTCAAGAAGAAGCAATGTGGAGCCTCGATGAAGCAACCCGGCGGAAATTCCTCGCTTCAACTGCTCTCGCTGGCGGTATGGGGCTTGCAGGTTGTGCCTCTGGAAATCCAGCACAAGATTCGACCACGACGACCACAACGACGACGGAATCAAGTTCTACAGACAACACCGACGAAACATCTGAAACCACCGAGAAGCCAGACTCGATTTCACTCTGGAATACGTACGGGAAAAGTGACCGTGCGAGCAGCAAATGGATCGCTGCAACCGCCGACGCATACACGTCCAAGACGGACGTTGACATCCAGATACAGGGTCACCCCGAACGGCTAACGGAGAAGGTCCTCGCTGCCTACAAGACCGGAAACGCACCTGATCTTGTCTACGATCACAAGTTCGACAAATACGTCACGCCCGGCAAAGTCGATGAGTCACCGCTCCTCGAAATTAACGAGTACACCGAACAGTTACAGAAGGAGACATACGACATCGTCTGGCCGAAAGTGACGTTCGACGGTGACGTATTCGGCGTTCCTCAAACAGTCAACGCCCGAAACTGGTTTTACAATAAATCGCTCGTCAAGCAAGCAGGCTACGACCCCGAAACATTTGAGCCCCAGACGCTCAGCGACCTCGAACAGGCGATTAAAGACATTACGAACAACACCGATGCGAAAGGCTGGATTTGGCCTGGCGGAGCCACCGCCTACAACTGGTACTTCCCCGCCCACTTCATGCGCTCGTGGTTCGGTGTCGAAATGACCGAACCGGTCGTTAAGCTAGGCGACGGAACGAAAGGGGCCTACTCAGAACTCCGCGGGAATCACTCTGAAACAAAAATCCATGCTGGCGAAGTCGTTGACGTCAAAGTCCGAGTTACCAGTGACGAAATGAAGGCTACGGTCGGATGGATGAAGCGGATGGCCGACCAAGGCTACGTGCCGGACAACGTGCTGACAGCTGACAACGGAGCCTGCATGACGAAAATCTTCCCAAGCAGCAAGGTCGGCCTTTACTTCTCAGGGCCGTGGGCGTATTCGCTGCTGAACAAGCACGTCAAGGATTTCGAGTGGGCCGCGTTCGGACCCGTGACGGAAGCGAAACTCGACGGTCTGAGCGGGTCGGGCTACTTCACTGCTTCAGCCGGAAAACCGCTCATGATTATCGACAAGTCCAACAGCCCCGACTACGCAGGGCAGTTCATCCAAGAGTGGTTCTCCACGGACCGCCAGAAGAAGTTCGTTCAGGAAGTCGGCTCACTCTCTATCCGACCGGAACTCAACACGCAGGAGAACTTCGAAATCCCGCAACTTGCATCCCTTGCAGAGATCGTCAAAGACGCGACCTACTACAGTCCACCTCAAGTCCCTGCAGACGTCGATCTGTGGAACACCGTCGGGTCAGTCGTCCAGCAAATCGTGAGCGGCTCGAAAGAACTCGATCCTGCTCTGAAGAACCTCCAGAGCGTGCTGGAAGACCGGTATGCAGAGGGGCTAAAGTAA
- a CDS encoding carbohydrate ABC transporter permease, producing MLLPDILIFSAFVFLPVVYAFWLSFHEAYFFSSQFQWVGLAHYNDILFHPLAEAAGIVVEEGPVAAYEFLTDPLRHPFLASLKNNVYFGLLSIPGSVIAGLGLALLVNTQLKGIKYIRTVYFLPVVTSMIVVALVFNFIYNPTYGLLNWLLTTTGILNDGVIWLADYPILAIVAMTIWKGAGYNMLLYLAALQGLPTEVYKAARIDGAGRIARFKNITWPLLKPTTLFIVVMTTIGSFKVFTQVYVMTEGGPGFKSTVAVYYIYEKAFGEYLMGEASAMSFVLFGIIFVVTVINMRYLNTDVEY from the coding sequence ATGTTGCTGCCAGACATTCTCATCTTCTCGGCATTCGTGTTCCTGCCGGTCGTGTACGCCTTCTGGCTCTCGTTCCACGAGGCGTACTTCTTCTCGAGCCAGTTCCAGTGGGTCGGACTCGCACACTACAACGACATTCTCTTCCACCCGCTCGCAGAAGCGGCAGGAATCGTCGTCGAGGAGGGGCCAGTCGCGGCCTACGAGTTCCTCACCGACCCGCTCAGGCATCCGTTCTTAGCATCACTGAAGAACAACGTCTACTTCGGTCTGCTTTCGATTCCGGGTAGCGTCATCGCCGGACTCGGACTCGCACTCCTCGTGAACACCCAACTCAAGGGAATCAAATACATCCGGACGGTGTACTTCCTCCCGGTCGTCACGAGTATGATCGTAGTCGCGTTAGTGTTCAACTTCATCTACAACCCGACCTACGGGTTACTGAACTGGCTCCTAACGACGACAGGCATCCTTAACGACGGGGTCATCTGGTTGGCTGACTACCCAATTTTAGCCATCGTTGCAATGACCATCTGGAAAGGCGCTGGCTACAACATGCTCCTGTACCTCGCGGCATTACAGGGGCTTCCAACAGAGGTCTATAAGGCTGCGCGCATTGACGGCGCAGGCCGAATTGCTCGGTTCAAGAATATCACGTGGCCGCTGTTGAAACCGACGACGCTGTTTATCGTCGTGATGACGACGATCGGGTCGTTCAAGGTGTTCACACAGGTGTACGTGATGACCGAAGGCGGGCCAGGATTCAAATCGACCGTTGCGGTCTACTACATCTACGAAAAGGCCTTCGGCGAGTACCTGATGGGTGAAGCGTCCGCAATGTCGTTCGTCCTGTTCGGCATCATCTTCGTTGTCACAGTGATCAACATGCGCTATCTGAACACCGACGTGGAGTACTAA
- a CDS encoding carbohydrate ABC transporter permease produces MSLKTNPTDRIQRVKQRFDNETIGRTVHILALAVVATIMIGPFLYMFAVSLMKPGTVQQLPPKFIPSNPVKWGLHNYERVLTNFNFTRFLLNSLLVTSIVTVFNLFFDTLAGYVFAKLEFPGRKVLFMTILATLMIPSQITIVPLYILMDALGFINTYIGLTVPFAASAFGIFLMKQFIETIPSDLERAAMVDGCSRFEVFYKVIVPLSKPAMATLGIFTFIGTWNSFLWPLLIAQDQSMYTLEVALAQFQGRFEQDLTALMTGMTLTSIPVIILFVSLQKYYVQGIKLSGIKA; encoded by the coding sequence ATGAGCCTCAAAACCAATCCCACCGATCGCATCCAGCGAGTTAAACAACGGTTCGACAATGAGACGATAGGTCGTACCGTTCACATTCTCGCTCTCGCAGTTGTCGCAACGATCATGATCGGACCGTTCCTGTACATGTTCGCCGTCTCGCTGATGAAACCAGGAACGGTCCAGCAACTCCCACCCAAGTTCATCCCCTCAAATCCAGTCAAATGGGGACTCCACAACTATGAGCGAGTGCTCACGAACTTCAACTTCACGCGATTCCTACTGAACTCGCTTCTCGTCACCAGCATCGTCACCGTGTTCAACCTGTTCTTCGACACCCTCGCAGGCTACGTCTTCGCGAAGCTAGAGTTCCCCGGCCGGAAGGTGCTGTTCATGACGATTCTTGCGACATTAATGATCCCGAGCCAGATCACCATCGTTCCATTGTACATCCTGATGGACGCACTCGGGTTCATCAACACGTATATTGGGCTAACAGTGCCGTTCGCGGCGAGCGCGTTCGGCATCTTCCTCATGAAGCAGTTCATCGAGACGATTCCATCGGATCTGGAACGTGCAGCGATGGTCGATGGCTGCTCTCGCTTCGAGGTGTTCTACAAGGTCATCGTCCCGTTGAGCAAGCCCGCAATGGCAACGCTCGGCATTTTCACGTTCATCGGGACGTGGAACTCATTCCTGTGGCCGTTGCTCATCGCCCAGGATCAGTCGATGTACACCCTCGAAGTCGCACTCGCGCAGTTCCAGGGCCGGTTCGAGCAGGACTTAACCGCACTCATGACCGGCATGACGCTCACATCAATCCCGGTCATCATCCTGTTCGTATCGCTACAGAAGTACTACGTTCAAGGCATCAAACTCAGCGGCATCAAAGCATAA
- a CDS encoding ABC transporter ATP-binding protein, with protein sequence MASVTLDNITHRYYEDNGDATVAVDDIALEIEDGEFVVFVGPSGCGKTTTLETIAGLLQPSEGTVRFGDRDVTPDPARKRDIAMVFQSYALYPHMTVKENMAFPLKQRQGITGEPAAQKVTEAAEMMGIDDLLDRMPSDLSGGQKQRVALGRAIVRDPDVFLMDEPLSNLDAKLRRQMRIELQELHSELGTTTIYVTHNQEEAMTMSDRIVIMNRGEIQQVGRPQEIYDDPANRFVAEFIGEPSMNFLDGHVGADGETIQLHNTTITVAGLTGASDAAVAVGIRPEEVELVSDGGDLTGEIRLIEPMGSHFEVQVEVGAGTSVTAMVDTETNLRTGDEVDIVMNESAVHVFDARSGEAYDVDRGPDSEVAQTGQ encoded by the coding sequence ATGGCATCAGTAACACTCGACAACATCACCCACCGATACTACGAGGATAATGGCGATGCGACAGTCGCAGTCGATGATATAGCACTCGAAATCGAGGACGGAGAATTCGTCGTGTTCGTCGGCCCGTCCGGATGCGGGAAGACGACGACTCTTGAAACGATTGCTGGGCTGTTACAGCCATCAGAGGGGACCGTCCGGTTCGGCGACCGAGACGTTACGCCGGACCCTGCTCGCAAGCGTGACATCGCGATGGTGTTCCAGTCGTACGCACTGTATCCCCACATGACCGTCAAGGAAAACATGGCGTTCCCATTGAAACAGCGACAGGGAATTACAGGCGAACCAGCTGCCCAAAAGGTCACGGAAGCGGCCGAGATGATGGGTATCGACGACTTGCTAGACCGTATGCCCAGTGATCTCTCGGGCGGCCAAAAACAGCGCGTCGCACTGGGCCGCGCAATCGTCCGAGACCCTGACGTCTTCTTGATGGACGAGCCACTCTCAAATCTTGACGCAAAGCTCCGACGGCAGATGCGAATCGAATTGCAGGAACTCCACTCCGAACTCGGCACGACCACGATCTACGTCACCCACAACCAGGAGGAAGCGATGACGATGTCTGACCGCATCGTCATCATGAACCGTGGCGAAATCCAGCAGGTCGGGCGTCCGCAGGAAATCTACGACGACCCAGCGAACCGGTTCGTAGCTGAATTCATCGGGGAACCATCGATGAATTTCCTTGATGGCCACGTCGGTGCAGATGGCGAAACAATCCAGCTTCACAACACCACAATCACCGTCGCTGGACTTACGGGCGCGAGCGACGCTGCTGTTGCAGTCGGAATCCGGCCCGAAGAAGTTGAGCTTGTCAGCGACGGCGGCGACCTCACAGGTGAGATTCGCCTGATAGAGCCGATGGGGTCACACTTCGAAGTACAAGTAGAGGTCGGAGCTGGGACGTCGGTGACCGCGATGGTCGATACGGAGACGAATCTTCGGACTGGCGACGAAGTCGACATCGTGATGAACGAGTCAGCGGTCCACGTGTTCGATGCTCGCAGTGGTGAAGCATATGACGTTGATCGCGGCCCTGATTCGGAGGTGGCTCAGACTGGACAATGA
- a CDS encoding helix-turn-helix transcriptional regulator, whose amino-acid sequence MTSIQYYQQLSTDDTGDPCFLHGTPVGGEVYGRLSQAGETGIEWVTYSAEVLDRVVPDHEFSRPGRLDFTQLSADQRRVLQNAATQRDWRELAVDLHVKTPLTNREADVYVLRQWFALNRREIADQLDISPNTVDNHVQRVKEIDGEMIELVSNTIQYFDIAEEVAAEVSQVELTD is encoded by the coding sequence ATGACCTCGATTCAGTATTACCAGCAGTTGTCGACTGACGACACGGGTGACCCGTGCTTCCTCCACGGCACACCCGTCGGAGGAGAGGTATACGGCCGCTTGAGTCAAGCCGGAGAGACGGGCATAGAGTGGGTGACCTACTCCGCGGAGGTCCTTGACCGTGTTGTCCCCGACCACGAGTTCAGTCGCCCCGGTCGGCTTGATTTCACTCAGCTATCCGCCGATCAACGCCGGGTGTTGCAGAACGCCGCCACACAACGCGATTGGCGAGAACTCGCTGTCGACCTCCATGTAAAGACGCCGTTGACGAACCGAGAAGCGGACGTGTATGTCCTTCGGCAGTGGTTCGCATTGAACCGCCGTGAAATCGCAGACCAACTCGACATCTCACCGAATACCGTCGATAATCATGTCCAGCGCGTCAAAGAGATTGACGGCGAGATGATCGAGTTAGTGTCGAACACAATCCAGTACTTCGATATCGCGGAGGAGGTCGCTGCCGAGGTTTCGCAGGTCGAACTTACAGACTGA
- a CDS encoding Rid family detoxifying hydrolase — MQAIETTDAPASIGPFSQGIIDGDRIFVSGQGPVDPETGEVIDGGIREQTDRTMENIAAVLEAGGASLDDLVKTTVFVQDMADYTEINEVYATHVTEPYPARSAVQVVDLPVDIGVEIEAVATLGGD; from the coding sequence ATGCAGGCAATCGAGACAACCGACGCACCAGCCAGTATCGGGCCCTTCTCACAGGGCATCATCGACGGCGACCGAATCTTCGTCTCCGGCCAGGGTCCAGTAGACCCAGAAACCGGCGAGGTCATCGACGGTGGGATTCGAGAGCAGACCGACCGGACAATGGAGAACATCGCAGCGGTTCTCGAAGCCGGAGGTGCCTCCCTTGACGATCTCGTCAAAACAACAGTATTCGTTCAGGACATGGCTGACTATACCGAGATTAACGAGGTGTACGCCACGCACGTGACGGAGCCGTATCCCGCGCGAAGCGCAGTGCAGGTCGTCGACCTGCCAGTCGATATCGGGGTTGAAATCGAAGCCGTAGCGACGCTCGGGGGTGACTGA